From Candidatus Binataceae bacterium, the proteins below share one genomic window:
- a CDS encoding CoA pyrophosphatase, whose product MNEVPNYLSNLRRGLIRSEAILRPEKKNTAAVLVAMVLRGNALNIIYTRRSDRLSSHRGQVAFPGGRFDRRDSNLVATALRETHEEIGIAPHSIEVLGGFEGRETRSSEIFVAPFVGLVREPFELRPDPKEVAEIFEVPLAALEDRRYRGHYNWSPDGASRRFPAILYAGQTIWGLTYELTLRFLEYSRRAARLSRQPKALQAAGLAAINSK is encoded by the coding sequence ATGAACGAAGTTCCCAACTATCTCAGTAATCTGCGTCGCGGCCTTATCCGCTCCGAGGCCATCCTCCGCCCGGAGAAAAAAAATACCGCAGCCGTGCTGGTCGCGATGGTCTTGCGGGGAAACGCCTTAAATATCATCTACACGCGGCGCTCGGACCGCCTGAGCAGTCATCGCGGACAGGTCGCCTTCCCTGGCGGGCGCTTCGACCGGCGGGATTCCAATCTGGTGGCGACCGCACTGCGCGAAACGCATGAGGAGATCGGCATCGCGCCGCACAGTATCGAAGTGCTCGGCGGCTTCGAGGGACGTGAGACGCGCAGCAGCGAAATTTTCGTCGCGCCCTTCGTCGGGCTCGTGCGCGAGCCGTTCGAACTGCGGCCGGACCCTAAGGAAGTCGCCGAAATTTTCGAAGTGCCACTCGCCGCGCTCGAGGATCGTCGTTACCGCGGCCATTACAATTGGAGCCCTGACGGCGCATCGCGCCGCTTCCCAGCGATCCTCTACGCCGGCCAGACCATCTGGGGACTGACCTACGAACTCACGCTGCGCTTCCTTGAATACAGCCGTCGCGCCGCTCGCTTGAGCCGGCAACCGAAGGCGCTTCAGGCCGCCGGCCTTGCCGCCATCAACTCGAAATAG
- the trpB gene encoding tryptophan synthase subunit beta produces the protein MQSLPDRHGRFGLYGGRYVAETLMPALFELESAYKAARRDPAFRLELKRLAREYVGRPTPLFFCANLSARLGGAKIYLKREDLCHTGAHKVNNTLGQALLAARMGKARITAETGAGQHGVATATMAALFRKECEVFMGSVDVERQSLNVFRMKLLGAKVTSVDAGSKSLKDALNEALRDWIATVRTTYYLIGTAAGPHPYPMIVRDFQSVIGAEARRQIVEKEQRLPDVLIACVNGGSNAIGLFYPFIKDAAVRMIGVEAAGLGLSGPLHAATMTAGSVGVLHGNRTYLLQDEMGQIRETHSIAAGLDYPGVGPELAWLKDTGRAEYVAVTDAEALEALKLLSESEGIIPALESSHAIAYAAKLAPTLPKEQVMIINLSGRGDKDMQTVAREFGVTL, from the coding sequence ATGCAAAGTCTGCCTGACCGGCACGGACGCTTCGGCCTCTATGGCGGCCGCTACGTGGCCGAAACCCTGATGCCCGCGCTGTTCGAACTCGAGAGCGCCTACAAAGCGGCGCGACGCGATCCCGCTTTTCGGCTCGAATTGAAGCGGTTGGCGCGCGAGTATGTCGGCCGGCCAACGCCGCTGTTCTTTTGCGCCAACCTGAGCGCCCGCCTTGGCGGCGCGAAAATCTATCTCAAGCGCGAAGACCTTTGCCACACCGGCGCGCACAAGGTCAACAATACGCTCGGCCAGGCGCTGCTCGCCGCGCGCATGGGCAAGGCGCGCATCACCGCCGAGACCGGCGCGGGACAACACGGCGTCGCCACCGCGACGATGGCCGCGCTCTTCCGCAAAGAGTGCGAAGTCTTCATGGGCAGCGTCGACGTCGAACGTCAGTCGCTCAATGTCTTCCGCATGAAGCTGCTCGGCGCCAAGGTCACCAGTGTCGATGCGGGCAGCAAGAGCCTTAAGGACGCGCTCAACGAAGCGCTGCGCGACTGGATCGCGACCGTGCGTACTACCTACTATCTAATTGGCACCGCGGCGGGCCCCCATCCCTATCCGATGATCGTGCGCGATTTTCAGTCGGTGATTGGCGCGGAGGCGCGCCGTCAGATTGTGGAAAAAGAACAGCGGCTGCCCGACGTGCTGATCGCCTGTGTCAACGGCGGCTCCAATGCGATCGGCCTGTTCTATCCGTTCATCAAAGATGCGGCCGTCCGTATGATTGGCGTCGAAGCGGCCGGGCTCGGGCTCAGTGGTCCGCTCCATGCCGCCACGATGACCGCCGGCTCGGTCGGCGTGCTGCACGGAAATCGCACCTACCTGCTGCAGGACGAGATGGGGCAGATTCGCGAGACCCATTCGATCGCGGCCGGACTCGATTACCCCGGCGTCGGCCCCGAGCTCGCCTGGCTCAAAGACACGGGCCGCGCCGAGTACGTCGCCGTCACTGACGCCGAAGCGCTCGAGGCGCTGAAACTGCTCTCCGAGAGCGAGGGCATAATCCCGGCGCTCGAGAGCTCCCATGCGATCGCGTACGCCGCGAAGCTCGCGCCGACGCTGCCGAAGGAACAGGTGATGATCATTAATCTGTCGGGCCGCGGCGACAAGGATATGCAGACCGTCGCGCGCGAGTTCGGGGTGACGCTATGA
- a CDS encoding phosphoribosylanthranilate isomerase — translation MTVRIKICGITRVEDARCAVELGADVIGLNFYPPSPRALSLEQAQAIREAIGSRCEIAGVFVNAPRAYIAERLSALRLDLLQFHGDEDETALRGWPVKVIRALRLKDGVAPDARPHGGADYLLLDSFHPALYGGAGRARPLDAFAGYDLSRVYISGGLAPDNVAAAARLKPFGVDVASGVESAPGIKDAARMRSFIANAKSA, via the coding sequence ATGACTGTCCGCATCAAGATCTGCGGCATCACCCGCGTCGAGGATGCGCGCTGCGCGGTCGAGCTTGGCGCCGACGTCATCGGCTTGAATTTTTACCCGCCCAGCCCGCGCGCGCTAAGTCTCGAGCAGGCGCAGGCGATCCGCGAGGCGATCGGATCGCGCTGCGAAATTGCCGGGGTTTTCGTCAACGCGCCGCGCGCCTACATCGCCGAGCGCTTGAGCGCGCTGCGGCTTGATCTTTTGCAGTTCCACGGCGACGAGGACGAGACTGCGCTGCGCGGATGGCCGGTCAAGGTGATTCGCGCGCTCCGGCTCAAGGATGGCGTCGCGCCGGATGCGCGGCCGCACGGCGGCGCCGACTATCTTTTGCTTGATTCATTCCATCCGGCGCTGTACGGCGGCGCGGGACGCGCCCGCCCGCTCGACGCCTTCGCCGGCTACGATCTCAGCCGCGTCTATATTTCCGGCGGACTCGCGCCCGACAATGTTGCCGCCGCCGCCCGCCTGAAGCCCTTCGGCGTCGATGTCGCAAGCGGCGTCGAGTCCGCGCCCGGAATCAAGGACGCCGCCCGCATGAGGAGCTTTATCGCCAATGCAAAGTCTGCCTGA
- the argS gene encoding arginine--tRNA ligase — protein sequence MKQLILATLEAALARAHAAGKLKTAAANIVIEAPKDPTHGDAASNVALTLARAEGKAPRAIAEVVKAELDQLRPPEIAEVTVAGPGFINFRMAPAYWHGELRRTAKLGASFLTPLIGAGRRVQVEFLSANPTGPLTVGHGRNAVLGDTIARLYEATGHEVTREYYFNDGGRQMKLLGESVKARYLQELGEGAELPEDGYQGEYIREIARSLTEKLADARADPPAEFYTNAAVEAIFADIRRTCERLGVRFDVYTNELDLMRDGRVAAVLERLRARDLVTDRDGAVWLKGEALNLPNQQDQVLVRSSGEPTYRTPDIAYHIDKLTRGFARIIDVFGADHIAEHEGVIAAVRALGYDTTPITAIIYQFVTLTRAGEKVKMSTRKATYVTLDELIDEVGADVVRFFFLFRKHDSHLDFDLDLAKRQAPENPVFYVQYAHARLASIFREAERLELAQDAEEVDLSVLADEELALVRKALALPEIVVAATASLEPHRIPFALLELAGDFHRYYNKPANRIIDVANRPLSGARLLFASVLRTALAAGLELLGVSAPERM from the coding sequence ATGAAGCAATTGATCCTCGCCACCCTCGAAGCCGCGCTGGCGCGCGCGCACGCCGCGGGCAAGCTCAAGACCGCTGCCGCAAATATCGTAATCGAAGCGCCAAAAGATCCAACGCATGGCGACGCCGCCAGCAACGTCGCGCTGACGCTCGCGCGGGCGGAGGGCAAGGCTCCGCGCGCGATCGCCGAGGTCGTCAAGGCGGAACTGGATCAGCTTCGCCCGCCGGAAATCGCTGAGGTCACGGTGGCCGGACCCGGATTCATAAATTTTCGCATGGCGCCGGCCTATTGGCATGGTGAACTGCGCCGGACCGCAAAGCTGGGCGCGAGCTTCCTCACTCCGCTGATCGGCGCGGGCCGCCGGGTGCAGGTCGAGTTTCTCTCCGCCAATCCCACCGGCCCCTTGACGGTCGGGCATGGCCGCAATGCCGTGCTCGGCGATACGATCGCGCGCCTGTATGAGGCTACCGGCCACGAGGTAACTCGCGAATATTACTTCAATGACGGCGGCCGGCAGATGAAGCTGCTCGGCGAGTCGGTCAAGGCGCGATATCTGCAGGAACTCGGAGAGGGCGCGGAACTCCCGGAAGACGGCTACCAGGGCGAGTACATTCGCGAGATCGCGCGATCTCTGACCGAGAAACTTGCTGATGCGCGGGCTGATCCTCCGGCCGAGTTTTACACCAACGCCGCGGTTGAGGCGATCTTCGCCGACATCCGCCGGACCTGCGAGCGTCTCGGCGTCAGATTCGACGTCTACACCAACGAATTGGACCTGATGCGCGACGGACGCGTCGCGGCCGTCCTCGAAAGGCTGCGCGCGCGTGATCTGGTTACCGATCGCGACGGCGCGGTCTGGCTCAAGGGCGAGGCGCTGAATCTGCCCAACCAGCAGGACCAGGTGCTGGTGAGGTCAAGCGGCGAACCGACCTATCGCACGCCCGACATCGCCTATCATATCGACAAGCTGACGCGCGGCTTCGCGCGGATCATCGACGTTTTCGGCGCCGACCATATCGCAGAGCATGAGGGCGTAATCGCCGCGGTGCGCGCGCTCGGCTACGACACGACGCCGATCACCGCGATCATCTATCAATTCGTCACGCTTACGCGCGCGGGTGAGAAGGTCAAGATGTCGACCCGCAAAGCGACCTACGTCACGCTCGACGAGCTGATTGACGAGGTCGGCGCCGACGTGGTGCGCTTCTTTTTTCTCTTCCGCAAGCACGACAGCCATCTGGATTTCGATCTCGATCTGGCCAAGCGCCAGGCGCCGGAAAATCCGGTCTTTTACGTGCAGTACGCGCACGCCCGGCTCGCCAGTATCTTCCGCGAGGCCGAACGCCTCGAGCTGGCGCAGGATGCGGAAGAAGTCGATCTAAGCGTGCTGGCAGATGAAGAGTTGGCGTTAGTGCGCAAAGCGTTGGCCCTGCCGGAAATCGTCGTCGCGGCGACCGCGTCCCTCGAACCTCATCGGATTCCGTTTGCGCTGCTCGAGTTGGCGGGCGATTTCCATCGCTATTACAATAAACCGGCCAACCGTATAATTGATGTCGCGAATCGCCCATTGAGCGGCGCGCGATTATTGTTCGCCAGCGTGCTGCGGACGGCGCTCGCGGCGGGGCTCGAACTGCTCGGCGTCAGTGCGCCGGAGCGCATGTAG
- a CDS encoding class IV adenylate cyclase, whose protein sequence is MRNLEAKFKLTDLPGARARAERSGLLYRATLVQRDTFYRVAHGKLKLREESAGAALIHYRRELTGDLEVSDYTIVAVAEPLATRAMLERALGVIAVVDKRRMLLTRDHLRLHLDVVEGLGEFGEIEIIVRDGEAPAAYEATLREVLEMLGVQPSALIRQSYFELMAARPAA, encoded by the coding sequence ATGCGTAACCTCGAAGCCAAGTTCAAACTTACGGATTTGCCGGGTGCGCGAGCACGCGCCGAGCGGTCCGGCCTGCTCTATCGGGCGACACTGGTTCAGCGCGACACCTTCTACCGCGTCGCTCACGGCAAGCTCAAGTTGCGCGAAGAGTCTGCGGGCGCTGCGCTGATTCATTATCGCCGTGAGCTCACTGGCGATTTGGAAGTCAGCGACTATACGATCGTAGCAGTAGCGGAACCGCTCGCAACCCGCGCGATGCTTGAGCGGGCGCTTGGCGTTATCGCCGTCGTGGACAAACGCCGGATGCTGCTGACGCGCGACCATCTCAGGCTCCATCTCGACGTGGTCGAAGGACTCGGCGAGTTTGGCGAGATTGAGATCATTGTTCGCGATGGCGAGGCGCCGGCCGCTTATGAGGCCACACTGCGCGAAGTTCTGGAGATGCTCGGCGTGCAGCCGAGCGCACTCATCCGCCAATCCTATTTCGAGTTGATGGCGGCAAGGCCGGCGGCCTGA
- a CDS encoding SPOR domain-containing protein encodes MRFDIRSGGIAGILIGILLLSGAVFVMGLLAGYDIGHQSQIAAQQVTESYTIPPPATAPSPAVPVAAASASGSDQSATVSSPSAASPIGKPKKQLAGATKSEIPVKPDAADAADETADSTDGADTSAPESSPSPAQVAAIATPAAPSNIRRKPFNIQIQAAMDAASANDMVKRLEGLGYRPHMTPTELNGSTWYKVVVGPYTTKEEAATAEAELRKKYNATYGGGGASSPPSDADSAPEEE; translated from the coding sequence ATGCGTTTCGATATCAGGTCCGGCGGTATCGCCGGAATTCTAATCGGGATCCTGCTACTATCCGGCGCGGTCTTCGTGATGGGGCTGCTGGCCGGTTACGACATCGGCCATCAGAGCCAAATCGCCGCGCAGCAAGTTACCGAGAGCTATACGATCCCGCCGCCGGCAACTGCGCCGTCGCCAGCAGTGCCCGTGGCTGCGGCTTCTGCGAGCGGCTCCGACCAATCAGCAACGGTTTCCTCTCCTTCTGCCGCGTCACCGATCGGGAAGCCAAAAAAACAGCTAGCCGGCGCGACCAAATCCGAGATACCCGTCAAGCCTGACGCGGCCGACGCCGCCGACGAGACCGCTGACTCTACTGACGGCGCCGACACGTCAGCGCCGGAGTCTTCACCAAGTCCCGCGCAGGTCGCCGCGATCGCCACCCCGGCGGCGCCGAGCAATATCCGTCGCAAGCCCTTCAATATCCAGATTCAGGCCGCGATGGACGCGGCGAGCGCCAACGACATGGTGAAACGGCTCGAAGGCCTCGGCTACCGGCCGCACATGACGCCGACTGAGCTCAACGGCTCGACCTGGTACAAAGTCGTGGTCGGCCCCTACACGACCAAGGAAGAGGCGGCGACAGCCGAGGCCGAACTGCGCAAGAAATACAACGCGACTTACGGCGGAGGCGGTGCGTCCTCCCCGCCGAGCGACGCGGACTCGGCGCCGGAAGAGGAATGA
- the trpC gene encoding indole-3-glycerol phosphate synthase TrpC, translated as MSSILDRIFAAKREELRERQQLVSRDAIAAAARGTAAPRDIVAALRARRPAIIAEVKRASPSKGDIMPGLDPATVGRDYASSGAAAISVLTDRHFKGSLEDLRTVRAAVDLPLLRKDFIFDDYQLFEARAAGADCILLIAAMLTQGALSTLAEAARKLGLAALIEVHNRAEFARAAEMDAELIGINNRDLHTFKTDIALTEQLLEDYRGPALIVAESGIETPAQIARLDRAGASAFLIGESLLRGGNPRVALAALAGALGESARVNKITAGSNI; from the coding sequence ATGAGTTCGATTCTCGACCGGATTTTCGCCGCCAAGCGCGAGGAGTTGCGTGAGCGGCAGCAGCTGGTGAGCCGCGACGCGATCGCCGCGGCCGCCCGCGGCACCGCCGCACCTCGCGATATCGTCGCCGCGCTACGCGCCCGCCGCCCGGCGATCATCGCCGAGGTCAAGCGCGCCTCGCCGAGCAAGGGCGACATCATGCCGGGCCTCGACCCCGCAACAGTCGGGCGCGATTACGCCAGCAGCGGCGCCGCGGCGATCTCGGTGCTCACGGATCGCCACTTCAAGGGCTCGCTCGAAGATTTGCGCACGGTGCGCGCGGCCGTTGATCTGCCGCTACTGCGCAAGGATTTTATCTTTGACGACTACCAGTTGTTCGAGGCGCGCGCAGCCGGCGCCGACTGTATTCTGCTAATTGCCGCGATGTTGACGCAGGGCGCGCTCAGCACCCTGGCGGAGGCTGCGCGCAAGCTCGGGCTCGCCGCGCTCATCGAGGTGCATAATCGCGCGGAGTTCGCCCGCGCCGCGGAGATGGATGCAGAATTGATCGGCATCAACAACCGCGACCTCCATACCTTCAAGACCGATATCGCTTTGACCGAGCAATTGCTCGAGGACTATCGTGGTCCCGCACTGATCGTCGCCGAGAGTGGAATCGAGACGCCCGCGCAGATTGCCCGGCTCGATCGCGCCGGCGCAAGCGCGTTTCTGATCGGCGAGAGCCTGCTGCGCGGCGGCAATCCGCGCGTAGCATTGGCTGCGCTAGCGGGAGCACTTGGCGAATCTGCGAGAGTCAACAAAATAACCGCTGGTAGCAATATATGA
- a CDS encoding aminodeoxychorismate/anthranilate synthase component II — MALRLVMIDNYDSFTYNLVQYLGELGASVTVHRNDAITVAAVRDLQPDAVIISPGPGTPAEAGISVTLLRELAGALPILGVCLGHQCLGDAFGAKIIRAGRLMHGKTSPVIHDGRTIFAGLANPFAAMRYHSLLVEATRLPACLEVSARTAEDEIMGLRHKDYPIEGVQFHPESIGTPDGKALLKNFLDGIPG, encoded by the coding sequence ATGGCGCTCCGGCTCGTCATGATCGATAATTACGACTCCTTCACCTACAACCTCGTTCAATATCTCGGCGAACTCGGCGCCAGTGTGACCGTCCATCGCAATGATGCGATCACCGTTGCCGCCGTGCGCGACCTGCAGCCTGACGCCGTAATCATCTCGCCCGGGCCCGGCACTCCCGCCGAGGCCGGAATCTCGGTCACTCTGCTGCGCGAACTTGCCGGCGCGCTTCCGATCCTCGGCGTCTGCCTGGGTCATCAGTGTCTGGGCGACGCCTTCGGCGCGAAGATCATTCGCGCCGGCCGCCTGATGCATGGCAAGACCTCGCCGGTGATTCACGACGGCCGTACAATCTTCGCCGGCCTTGCGAATCCCTTCGCGGCGATGCGCTATCATTCACTGCTGGTCGAAGCGACGCGCCTCCCAGCCTGTCTCGAGGTCAGCGCGCGGACGGCAGAAGACGAGATTATGGGGCTGCGCCACAAGGACTATCCGATCGAGGGCGTGCAGTTTCATCCGGAGTCGATCGGCACACCCGACGGCAAGGCGCTCCTGAAGAACTTCCTCGACGGCATCCCCGGATGA
- the trpE gene encoding anthranilate synthase component I: MITPGEREFDQFASAGFNLIPVAHEVAADLETPVSAFLKIARGDYAFLLESVRGGEKWGRYTFLGAEPARVVRARGHRMDLIRPGRAVESRSVDNPFEELRRELKRLRAPELPGLPRFFGGAVGFLAYDLVRSFEPRIPASVHDDLGVPDLYLMFTDTVLVFDNVRQTLRIIASVPVEEFGSTHEAWRSGEQKIDQTLERLREAAIRPALEGPPPNFRAEASITSNVTREGYMAMVDAAKEYIAAGDIIQVVPSQRFEAPLTAHPFNLYRSLRTINPSPYMFYLRLGDLTLVGASPETMVRVEGREITLRPIAGTRPRGASEADDLRLERELLADPKEIAEHVMLVDLGRNDVGRVAKIGSVKVTELMGVERYSHVMHIVSNVVGELKDGMDAFDAFRATFPQGTVSGAPKIRAMEIIDELEAVRRGVYAGAVGYFSYTGNTDTAIALRTLLIKGDRVYIQAGGGVVADSDPAAEFDESCNKARAMVRALGAARDFEDAAARR, from the coding sequence ATGATTACGCCTGGCGAACGCGAATTCGATCAGTTTGCATCGGCAGGATTCAACCTGATTCCGGTGGCGCACGAGGTTGCTGCCGATCTCGAGACGCCGGTCTCCGCCTTTCTCAAGATCGCGCGTGGGGATTATGCGTTCCTGCTCGAAAGCGTCCGCGGCGGCGAAAAGTGGGGGCGTTACACCTTTCTCGGCGCGGAGCCCGCGCGCGTGGTGCGCGCCCGCGGCCATCGCATGGACCTGATTCGGCCGGGCCGCGCGGTCGAATCGCGCAGCGTTGACAATCCCTTCGAGGAGCTGCGCCGCGAGCTTAAGCGGCTTCGGGCTCCCGAACTGCCGGGCCTGCCGCGTTTCTTCGGCGGCGCGGTCGGCTTCCTCGCCTACGATCTCGTGCGCTCCTTCGAACCACGAATCCCGGCGAGCGTCCACGACGATCTTGGCGTGCCCGACCTCTACCTGATGTTCACCGATACCGTGCTGGTCTTCGATAACGTCCGCCAGACCCTGCGGATCATCGCCAGCGTGCCGGTTGAAGAATTCGGCTCGACCCACGAGGCGTGGCGCAGCGGCGAGCAGAAGATCGATCAGACGCTCGAACGGTTGCGTGAGGCTGCGATCCGGCCCGCACTCGAAGGGCCGCCGCCGAACTTCCGCGCCGAGGCCTCGATCACCTCGAACGTCACGCGCGAGGGCTACATGGCGATGGTCGATGCGGCCAAGGAGTACATCGCGGCGGGCGACATCATCCAAGTCGTGCCGTCGCAGCGTTTTGAGGCCCCGCTGACGGCGCATCCGTTCAACCTTTATCGCAGCCTGCGCACCATCAATCCCTCGCCGTATATGTTCTATCTGCGCCTCGGCGATCTCACGCTGGTCGGCGCGTCGCCGGAGACGATGGTGCGGGTCGAAGGCCGCGAGATCACGCTGCGCCCGATCGCCGGGACGCGGCCGCGCGGCGCCAGCGAGGCCGACGACCTGCGCCTCGAACGCGAGCTGCTCGCCGACCCCAAGGAGATCGCCGAGCATGTCATGCTGGTCGATCTCGGGCGCAACGACGTCGGCCGGGTGGCCAAAATCGGCAGCGTCAAAGTTACCGAGCTGATGGGGGTCGAGCGCTACTCACACGTGATGCATATCGTCTCAAACGTGGTCGGCGAGCTGAAGGACGGGATGGACGCCTTCGACGCTTTTCGCGCAACCTTCCCGCAAGGCACCGTCTCCGGCGCGCCCAAAATCCGCGCGATGGAGATTATCGACGAGCTCGAAGCCGTACGCCGCGGCGTCTATGCCGGCGCGGTCGGCTATTTCAGCTACACCGGCAACACCGATACTGCGATCGCACTCCGAACGCTGTTGATTAAGGGCGATCGCGTCTATATCCAGGCCGGTGGCGGCGTGGTCGCGGATTCGGATCCGGCGGCCGAGTTCGACGAGTCATGCAACAAGGCGCGCGCGATGGTGCGGGCGCTCGGCGCCGCGCGCGACTTCGAAGACGCCGCGGCGCGGAGGTAA
- a CDS encoding CaiB/BaiF CoA-transferase family protein, with protein MSHAAERVIALRPLEGIRVLDLSRVLAGPFCTMNLADLGAEVIKVEMPGRGDDSRGYAPRIPNSNDSGYFYSVNRGKSSVTLDLRQPAGAEILLALAQHADIVVENFSPGTMERFGLGYARLHAANPRIILCSISGFGQSGPMAAAPAYDIVAQALGGTMSITGDAGGAPMRCGVSVGDLAAALYAVVAIFAALRVRDSIGVGQHLDIAMLDCQVAWLEDALARYSATGRVPGPVGSRHPSITPFQQFRAADDYFVAGCGNEAIWGRFCDAIGLSELRLDPRFALNADRTAHHVELEPILADHFARHPRAHWLARLEAASVPCAPIANVAEVTRNPHLAERQMILHADHPSFPDLIVPGSPLKVVGVDSAPNTRSPQLGEHTDQVLARLLGYDASRLAELRTQQII; from the coding sequence ATGAGCCACGCTGCGGAAAGGGTGATAGCGCTGCGACCCCTCGAAGGCATCCGCGTCCTCGATCTCAGCCGCGTCCTTGCCGGACCCTTCTGCACGATGAATCTGGCGGATCTCGGCGCCGAAGTGATCAAGGTCGAGATGCCCGGGCGCGGCGACGACTCGCGCGGCTACGCCCCGCGCATCCCGAACTCGAACGACTCCGGCTATTTCTACAGCGTTAATCGCGGCAAGAGCAGCGTCACGCTCGACCTGCGTCAGCCAGCCGGCGCTGAGATTCTGCTGGCGCTTGCGCAGCACGCCGACATTGTCGTCGAGAACTTTTCGCCAGGGACGATGGAGCGCTTCGGCCTGGGCTATGCGCGGCTGCACGCCGCCAACCCGCGGATCATTCTGTGCTCAATCTCGGGCTTCGGACAGAGCGGCCCGATGGCGGCGGCGCCGGCGTATGACATCGTCGCGCAGGCCCTCGGCGGTACGATGAGCATCACCGGCGACGCGGGCGGCGCGCCGATGCGCTGTGGCGTTTCCGTGGGCGATCTCGCGGCGGCGCTCTACGCTGTGGTCGCGATTTTCGCCGCGCTGCGCGTCCGCGATAGCATCGGCGTGGGACAGCATCTGGACATCGCGATGCTCGATTGCCAGGTCGCGTGGCTTGAAGACGCGCTCGCGCGCTACTCGGCCACCGGCCGGGTGCCGGGTCCGGTCGGCTCGCGCCATCCGTCGATCACGCCGTTCCAACAATTCCGCGCGGCGGACGATTACTTCGTCGCCGGCTGCGGCAACGAAGCGATCTGGGGTCGTTTCTGCGACGCAATCGGACTGTCTGAGCTCCGGCTCGATCCGCGTTTCGCCCTCAATGCCGATCGCACCGCGCATCACGTCGAGCTTGAGCCGATTCTCGCCGATCACTTCGCGCGCCATCCGCGCGCACATTGGCTCGCGCGGCTCGAAGCCGCCAGTGTGCCCTGCGCGCCGATCGCGAATGTCGCCGAAGTCACGCGCAACCCGCATCTCGCCGAGCGTCAGATGATTCTGCACGCCGATCATCCGAGCTTCCCTGACCTCATCGTTCCCGGCTCACCGCTCAAAGTTGTCGGCGTCGATAGCGCTCCGA
- the trpD gene encoding anthranilate phosphoribosyltransferase, with amino-acid sequence MSTLREAFDAVLKGRSLDAAEAETVFGEILDDVVPDALVAGFLVALRLKGETAAELAGGVRAMRHRARPLNLDDGRVLDTAGTGGDGAGTFNISTGAALVAAAAGVATAKHGNRAISGRVGAADVLERFGVRLELDPAGLRRCLARARICFVFAPAWHPVLARLAVLRRTLGIRTIFNLMAPLANPARPRYQLLGVAEPRLLQPIAEALVALEVEHALVVHGLDGLDEISLSAPTSVIEMRRGTLDSYRIAPENFAIEGASAAQFLTADAGDAMEILRHALGGEPGPARDVLALNAGAAIYAGQGAASLAEGVRIAQEVLASGRALVTIEQLRVASQEAS; translated from the coding sequence ATGAGCACGCTGCGCGAAGCCTTCGACGCGGTCCTCAAGGGCCGCTCGCTCGACGCCGCCGAAGCCGAGACGGTCTTTGGTGAGATCCTCGACGACGTGGTGCCGGACGCGCTGGTCGCCGGTTTCCTCGTCGCGCTGCGCTTGAAGGGCGAGACTGCGGCGGAGCTGGCGGGCGGCGTCCGCGCGATGCGCCATCGCGCGCGTCCGTTGAACCTCGACGACGGCCGCGTGCTCGACACCGCCGGCACCGGCGGCGACGGCGCCGGCACCTTCAATATCTCGACCGGCGCCGCGCTGGTCGCGGCTGCCGCCGGCGTCGCCACCGCCAAGCACGGTAATCGCGCGATCAGCGGCCGCGTCGGTGCGGCTGACGTGCTCGAACGCTTCGGCGTGCGCCTCGAGCTCGACCCGGCCGGGCTGCGTCGATGCCTCGCGCGCGCACGCATCTGTTTCGTCTTCGCGCCCGCCTGGCATCCAGTGCTCGCGCGTCTCGCGGTGTTGCGCCGGACGCTCGGCATTCGCACGATATTTAACCTGATGGCGCCGCTCGCCAATCCCGCCCGCCCGCGCTACCAATTGCTGGGCGTCGCCGAGCCCCGCCTCCTGCAACCGATCGCGGAGGCGCTGGTCGCGCTTGAAGTTGAACACGCGCTTGTGGTGCATGGACTCGATGGCCTCGATGAGATCTCGCTGAGTGCGCCGACCTCGGTGATCGAAATGCGCCGCGGTACGCTCGATTCGTATCGGATTGCGCCTGAGAATTTTGCGATCGAAGGGGCCAGCGCCGCGCAGTTTTTGACCGCCGACGCCGGCGATGCGATGGAAATTCTGCGCCACGCCCTCGGCGGTGAACCAGGTCCCGCGCGCGACGTCCTCGCACTCAACGCCGGCGCTGCAATCTACGCCGGTCAGGGTGCGGCGTCGCTCGCCGAGGGCGTGCGGATTGCCCAGGAAGTGCTGGCCTCGGGCCGCGCACTCGTAACGATCGAACAATTGCGGGTGGCGAGTCAGGAGGCGTCCTGA